The Patagioenas fasciata isolate bPatFas1 chromosome 3, bPatFas1.hap1, whole genome shotgun sequence genome contains a region encoding:
- the TP53BP2 gene encoding apoptosis-stimulating of p53 protein 2 isoform X1 produces the protein MFLTVYLSNNEQHFTEVPVTPETTCRDVVELCKEPGETECHLAEVWCGSERPIADNERMLDILQRFGMQRSEVRFFLRHERSPCREAGTGQRSQDPALKRNGVKVPGERRIENGVTAPRMDMTLAELQEMASRQQQQIEAQQQMLANKEQRLKFLKQQDQRQQQQAAEQEKLKRLKEIAENQEAKLKKVRALKGHVEQKRLSNGKLVEEIEQMNSLFQQKQRELVLAVSKVEELTRQLEMLKNGRIDGYHDNQSAVAELDRLYKELQLRNKLNQEQNAKLQQQRECLNKRNSEVAVMDKRVNELRERLWKKKAALQQKENLPVSSDGNLSQPVASAPSRVAAVGPYIQSSTMPRIASRPELLVKPAFSDGTQALQVPDGPLKTQTLPNMRGGSSSQAKVPAGSVVPSAKPPPSATDWSSSNADNHIGQGSALTSGKGIVTSEGQAEGENFLRDKEKKVRPFSMFDSVDQSAGLGTLRKNQSSEDLLREAQAANKNVTKVPPPVPTKPKQINLPYFGQASHLQPSDTKLDGNLQKLPLAVVTMGNKQKPVAQQPSNPPQQIQQRISVPPVGPSSGQDQILPSSKQESPPAAAVRPFTPQPSKEASLPPFRKPQTVAASSIYSMYTQQQTPGKNFQQAVQSALTRAQTRAPHFPSVYGKPVMAGAGVQNQLPQTENVYSNLQSKPGSPEPEMETTASAHENHETERIPRPLSPTKLLPFLSNPYRNQSDADLEALRKKLSNAPRPLKKRSSITEPEGPNGPNIQKLLYQRTTLAAMETISAPSHPSKQTASAASPESPVEIPNPYLSAESEKETAASMPEPAIAEEPENTPADQSEAVLPSIALDTVPEGVSDGDELTQLKMEEPSLEASLPLEVYMEEYPPYPPPPYPSGEPESLGEDSLNMRPPEVTGQFSLPPGKRTNLRKTGSERIGHGMRVKFNPLALLLDSSLEGEFDLVQRIIYEVEDPSMPNDEGITALHNAVCAGHTEIVKFLVQFGVNVNAADSDGWTPLHCAASCNNVQVCKFLVESGAAVFAMTYSDMQTAADKCEEMEEGYTQCSQFLYGVQEKMGIMNKGVIYGLWDYEAQNDDELSMKEGDCMTILRREDEDEIEWWWARLNDKEGYVPRNLLGLYPRIKPRQRSLA, from the exons GGACTGGACAAAGGTCTCAAGATCCAGCCTTAAAAAGAAATGGTGTGAAAGTGCCTGGTGAGCGAAGAATAGAGAATGGA GTCACTGCTCCGAGGATGGATATGACACTGGCTGAACTTCAGGAGATGGCATCACGCCAGCAGCAACAAATTGAGGCTCAACAGCAAATGCTGGCTAATAAG GAGCAGCGTCTGAAATTCCTGAAACAGCAAGACCAGCGACAGCAACAGCAAGCTGCTGAACAGGAAAAACTTAAGCGATTGAAAGAAATTGCTGAGAATCAGGAAGCCAAACTCAAGAAAGTGAGAGCACTCAAAGGCCATGTGGAGCAAAAAAGACTCAGTAATGGGAAATTAG TGGAGGAGATTGAACAGAtgaacagcctgttccagcagAAGCAGCGCGAGCTGGTGCTGGCGGTGTCAAAAGTAGAGGAACTCACCAGGCAACTGGAGATGCTGAAGAACGGCCGGATTGACGGTTACCACGACAACCAGTCCGCCGTAGCTGAGCTCGACCGCCTGTACAAGGAGCTGCAG TTGAGGAACAAACTGAACCAGGAGCAGAATGCCAAGCTGCAGCAACAGAGGGAGTGTTTGAACAAGCGCAACTCGGAGGTGGCAGTCATGGACAAGCGTGTTAATGAGCTGCGAGAACGCCTGTGGAAGAAAAAGGCAGCTCTGCAACAGAAAGAGAACTTACCA GTTTCTTCAGATGGGAATTTATCCCAGCCAGTGGCTTCTGCTCCAAGTCGAGTGGCAGCAGTAGGTCCTTATATCCAGTCCTCTACTATGCCACGTATTGCTTCCAGACCTGAACTTTTGGTGAAACCAGCATTTTCAGATGGGACACAAGCTTTGCAAGTACCTGATGGTCCACTGAAAACACAAACTCTGCCCAACATGAGAGGTGGGAGCAGTTCACAAGCTAAGGTTCCGGCAG GTTCTGTAGTTCCCAGTGCAAAACCTCCCCCATCTGCCACTGACTGGAGTAGTTCAAATGCCGACAATCATATTGGTCAGGGTTCAGCCTTGACTTCAGGAAAAGGAATTGTGACTAGTGAAGGACAAG CTGAAGGAGAAAATTTTTTACGAGACAAAGAGAAGAAAGTGCGTCCATTCTCAATGTTTGATTCTGTGGACCAGTCTGCTGGGCTCGGCACGCTGAGAAAGAACCAGAGCAGTGAAGATCTCCTGCGAGAAGCACAG GCAGCCAATAAAAATGTAACAAAGGTACCACCACCTGTCCCCACTAAACCAAAACAGATAAACTTGCCTTACTTTGGTCAAGCCAGTCATCTGCAACCTTCTGATACAAAGCTTGATGGAAACCTGCAGAAGCTGCCTTTGGCTGTTGTGACTATggggaacaaacaaaaaccagtggCACAGCAGCCTTCCAATCCTCCTCAGCAGATCCAGCAAAGAATTTCTGTACCTCCTGTGGGTCCTTCCTCTGGCCAGGATCAAATTCTTCCCTCCTCCAAACAGGAGAGTCCCCCAGCAGCTGCCGTGAGACCTTTTACCCCTCAGCCGTCCAAAGAGGCCTCACTCCCACCGTTTCGAAAGCCTCAAACTGTGGCTGCAAGTTCAATTTACAGCATGTACACGCAACAGCAGACTCCTGGGAAGAACTTCCAGCAGGCAGTGCAGAGCGCTTTGACAAGGGCACAGACCAGAGCACCGCACTTCCCAAGCG TGTATGGCAAGCCTGTGATGGCAGGAGCCGGTGTACAGAATCAGCTGCCACAGACGGAGAATGTCTACTCAAACCTCCAAAGCAAGCCAGGCAGTCCAGAACCTGAGATGGAAACAACAGCTTCTGCTCATGAGAATCACGAAACAGAGCGAATACCCCGTCCTCTTAGCCCAACCAAATTGCTGCCGTTCTTGTCCAACCCGTACCGCAACCAGAGCGATGCTGATCTGGAAGCACTACGGAAAAAGCTGTCCAATGCGCCCAGACCACTGAAGAAACGTAGCTCCATTACTGAGCCAGAAGGACCTAATGGGCCTAATATTCAGAAGCTGTTGTATCAGAGGACCACTCTGGCTGCAATGGAGACTATCTCAGCTCCATCACATCCCTCCAAACAGACGGCATCAGCAGCCAGTCCTGAAAGCCCAGTGGAGATCCCAAATCCTTATCTAAGTGCAGAATCGGAGAAAGAAACAGCTGCTTCTATGCCAGAACCAGCCATCGCTGAGGAACCAGAGAACACACCAGCAGATCAGAGCgaagctgttcttccctccatagCTTTGGACACTGTACCTGAGGGAGTATCAGATGGTGATGAACTCACACAGCTGAAAATGGAAGAACCAAGCCTAGAAGCTTCACTGCCACTGGAGGTATACATGGAAGAATATCCTCCATACCCACCACCCCCCTATCCATCAGGGGAACCAGAGAGTTTGGGAGAGGACTCACTCAATATGAGGCCTCCTGAAGTTACTGGACAGTTTTCCTTGCCTCCT GGGAAGAGGACAAACTTGCGTAAAACTGGCTCTGAGAGAATTGGGCATGGAATGAGAGTGAAATTCAATCCCCTTGCGTTGCTTCTGGATTCATCTTTGGAAGGGGAGTTTGACCTAGTGCAGAGAATAATTTATGAG GTTGAAGACCCTAGCATGCCCAACGATGAAGGGATTACTGCGCTGCACAACGCTGTGTGTGCTGGGCACACGGAAATCGTGAAGTTCCTGGTGCAATTTGGTGTGAACGTGAATGCTGCAGATAGTGATGGATG GACCCCGTTACACTGTGCAGCATCGTGCAATAACGTGCAGGTGTGCAAGTTCCTGGTGGAGTCAGGTGCAGCTGTGTTTGCCATGACCTACAGTGACATGCAGACAGCTGCAGACAAGTGTGAGGAAATGGAGGAAGGCtacacccagtgctcccagttcttaTATG GAGTCCAGGAGAAAATGGGGATTATGAACAAAGGAGTGATTTATGGACTCTGGGATTATGAGGCTCAAAATGATGATGAGCTTTCAATGAAAGAGGGAGACTGCATGACAATCCTGCGCCGGGAAGATGAAGATGAAATTGAGTGGTGGTGGGCACGGCTGAATGACAAGGAAGGCTACGTTCCCCGCAACCTCCTAGGG CTGTATCCAAGGATTAAACCTAGACAAAGAAGCTTGGCATGA